The nucleotide sequence GGAGAAATACTGGTCGACCATCGTGCGCTGCATATTGATGTCGCGAAACAGGATGCCGTACAGCGCGTCGTTGAGCATGACGTCGAGCCGTTCGAGGGCGCCCATCGCGGCGATCTCGGGCATGCACAGGCCGGAACAGTAGTTACACAGCCGGATGTAGCGGCCGAGCTTCCCGCCCTCCTCGTCGAGGGCGGCGCGCATGAGCCGGAAGTTCTCCTGCGTGGCGTAGGTGCCGCCGAACCCTTCGGTCGTCGCCCCGAACGGAACGTAGTCGAGCAGGCTCTGGCCGGTCGTGCGAATGACGGCGATAACGTCTGCGCCCTGCTTCGCCGCGGCGCGGGCCTGAACGATATCTTCGTGAATATTTCCCGTGGCGACGATGACGTACAGGAGCGGCCCCGTCTTGTCGCCGACGGCTTTCAGCGTTTCCTCGCGCCGGTTCCGGTTCGCGCGGATGCGCTCGACCGTCTCGCGGGCCAGCTCCATCGCCTTCGCCCGGACCTCGAACAAATCGCCCATCGGGAGAGTAGCCAGGTCGAGCTCGCCGCTCGACGTGCGCTCGGCGATCTGCTGCGGCGTGAGACCGGTTTTGAGGACCGCGTTTCCGATCGCATTCGCGGCCCCCAACGCCAGTTTGCCGGCTTTCTGCAGGTGCGCCACCACGACGTTCGGCAGCGGCACCTCTTCGGCATCGACGCCGTCGATCCCCAGGAGGCGGAGCACGGCGCGCTCGACGGTCACCGTCGTGTGACGGTCGATGAACTTCTGGGTGTCGAGGGCGATCTTCTGAGCCAGCTCGCGTGCCTCGGCAACCCGCTTCGGATCGAGATTCAATTTGCTGTGTGACATCCGATTCTCCATTCCCTTCCTCGTTCAGCCGCGAAGCTTCGCCCGGGCCAGTTCGAGGAGCTCCCCGTCGAGACCGAGCAGTTCCGCCACACGCACCGCATCGCGCGGCGGGGGGCTGTCCCACTCGACCCGTTCGAGCCGGTAGTCCATGTGTTCCTGAAGCTGGTCGAAACTCCGCTCTTTCTGAATATCAAGCCGACTCCGCAGTTCATCGAAATCGGCCCGCTTCAAACCGATCACCTGAAAATGCCTCATCCCCTTCCCCACCACGTTGCCGTAGTGCGTCGAGGCGAGACAGAAGCCATTATACCGCGAGACGAACTCGAGAAGCGCACGCATCAGCGCCTCGCCCTCCTCGGGGTTTGTGCCGCGCGCGAACTCGTCGAGCGCCGCCAGGCCGACACCGTGCCGCATCAGCCCGAGCAGGCGCCCGACCTCGGCCACTTCCGCCCCGAACGTGCTCAGCCCCTGCTGCACCGACTGCAGGTCGTCCGAAAGATAGAAGAGATACCCGAGCGGCGGCATCTCCAGCCGCGCGGCTGGCACGAAAAAACCGCACATCGCCAGCGCCGCGTGAAGCGTCACCGTCGCCAGCACGACGCTCTTGCCGCCCATGTTTGCGCCGGTGATCACGTTCGACCCCGCTCCCAGCTCGACCGAGATCGGCACGAACCGCCTTCCCCGCTCCGCCAGTTCGGCCGCCACCATCGGGTTTACTGCATCTTTCAATATATATTCTTTCGCATTTTCCCGAAGCTCCGGCCGGACGGCGTTCAGTTCGCAAGCCAGAAGAACTTTCGCCAGCAGGAAGTCGAACGCGCCGACGGCGTCGACGCAGGCGTCGAACGTGTGCAGGGAAGCGCGCAACCGGGCCGTCAGCGTGCGGCGCACCTGCTCCTCGGCCTCCCGCTCCCGGATCGCCAGTTCGCGGCGCCGCTCCATCAACGCATCACGGGCTCCCGCCCCTCCGCCGGTCGCTTCATGCAAGAGTTCCCTCTCCACGCGCTGTTTGTCAGCCCGAATGGAACCCAATTCCGGCGCATACGAATCGGCCAGAAAGAACGACCGCGTCACCGGCGGATCGGGATTCAGGACCGCCACCACGTCCGACACGTCAGGAATCGCCATCCGCACGTCCGAAAGGCCGCAGGCGGCGACCAGGGGACGGAGATCGCAGGCATTGATGGCGAAGTTCTTCAGTTCGAACAGGTCGACTTCGTCGAGAATCCGGCCTTCTTCTCCGAGCCGTCCGAGCGTCCCCCGGATCTCCTTGAACCGTTCGAGCACCAGCCGAGCATCATCGACCCAGGACCGGTTCGCCCGACACCAGTCCAGCAGCCGCCCCACCGCATCCAGTTCGCGGTTCAGCGCCGCCAGCTCCGTCGCGGGAAACGGCGCAACCGCCTTCTTCCGTTCGCGTCCGAACGGCGTGAGGGGCTCACACCGCCCCATCACCCAGGAAAACCCGATCCGTTCCTCCTGTTCCCGCCTAAATCCCGGCAGCATACCAACCTCCGATCACATCCACGAGCGGCAGAGGTACGGCCGCAGACAGGGTCTTCATGACGGCGGGGACGGCATCCGGGCCGGTCGCGGCCGTGCCGGGATGCACCGCGACGCAGGCAACGGTGAGCGGGCGCGCGGCCCGGACGTCGATGCCGGCCGCGCGAAGTCGTTCCCGGCGGCGGTCGTCGAGGAACAGGCGGGTGCCGTCCTCGACGACGAGCACAAGCCCCGACCAGCCGCATTCACGCGCCAACGGCTTTTGCCCGAGGAGCCGGTCGGCGAACTCGTTCGTCACCGCACCGCGAATGCCAATCGCCACGGTCGAGTCGAAAACCGCATCGGCCGTATCGCGATCCACATCGGATGTCGCAAAACTCCGCGTTCTCTTCGCGTCACGGTCGATGACAAAAAGCTTCGCCGGCCGGTCTTCGTCGTCCCGGACAAGACACCGGCCAGAGATGTCTGGCGGGGCTGCGGCAAGCGTCAACTGCGCCAGAACACGGCCCGCATCCGCAACGCAACTCTCGACGGACCTGGCCGGATCGAGCCTGACCGTGAACACGGCGGCACCGCCGCCCGACGGCGCGGCGAGACTCAGGCGGCCCTGGGCACCGTCGACGAACACCCGGCGGGCGCCGTGCGCTTCGAGAAGCCGGTAGACGCGCGTCAGATCGGCGACGACGGAGGGTCCGGCGAGCTCGATCCAACCTCCGCTGTGCGCCTTCACGATCAGCACTTCACCCAGGGGGGTGTGAATCCCCGTATCGGCCAGGATTTCGCGTGTGATGTCCCCGTGGGAGAGACACCCCGACGCCGTCGCGAGAATGGCTCCGCGGGGCACGGTCAGCACGGCCCGGCTCCGCTCGGAAGCACCGTTCAGTGCAGCGCCGTCGACCCCCACCGACGTCACACCGACCGGTTCGCCGGCATGCGCATCGAGAAACGCCTGCAGCGCGGTCGTCTTGCCCGTTCCCTGGCATGCCCCGACGAAGGAGAGAGTCGCATATGTCGACGTCAACGCCCGGAGCTTCGCTCGAAGCTCCCCTGGCGACAGCCGTTCGACGCACCTCACCATGATTCGGGCCTCACGAACATCATATTTTCGTATGTGGCATGCACGCGGAACCACCATGATTGCGGTGGGGCGGGTGTGAAACCCGCCCCTGCAGACGCGCGGCGATTCGTATTTCATGAGAAGTTCGGGCGCACCCGAGGGTGCGCCCGAACCGGACGGTCAATGGTCGTTTCCGGCCTTGCGCTTCTTGCCGCGCAGCTTTCGCTGTGTGACCTCGGGCTCGAGCGCGATCTTACGATGCGACAGCCCCGCGATGCCTTCGAGTTTCACTTCCCTCTCGCCGCGGCACACGTCGCAACGGCAGCCGGGCTTGTAGTTGCTCGGCTCCTCGTAGCAGGAGATGACGCCTTCGAAGTTGCGCAGGATCACCTTGTTGTAGCCGTGCGAGATGGCGTAGTCGGGCATGACGGGAATCTTCCCGCCGCCGCCCGGGGCGTCGACGACAAACGTCGGCACGCAGAACCCTGACGTGTGGCCTCGCAGCCCCTCGATGATGTCGATGCCGACCGCCACCGGCGTCCGGAAGTGGGAGAGACCCACCGACAGGTCGCACTGGTAGATGTAATACGGCCGAACCCGCGCCTTGACGAGGCCATGCACCAGGCGCCGCATCACATGCACGCAGTCGTTGATGCCGCGCAACAGCACCGACTGGTTGCCGAGCGGAATGCCCGCGTTGGCGAGCATCTCGCAGGCCCGGACCGACTCTTCGCTCAGCTCGTCGGGATGGTTGAAGTGGGTGTTGAGCCATATCGGATGATATTTTTTCAACATCTCGACCAGGGCGGGAGTGATGCGCTGCGGCATGACCACCGGGGTGCGCGAACCCAGTCGGACGATCTCGACGTGCGGAATCGCCCGCAGTTTTTTGATGATGATCTCGAGCTTGTCCTCCGAATACAGCAGCGGATCGCCGCCCGACAGGAGCACGTCGCGAATCTGCGGGGTGTTCCGGATGTATTCGATGGCCGCATCGATCTGGGCCATCGGCAGAGGCAGGTCGGTCTGGCCTGCGAACCGGCGCCGCGTGCAGTGCCGGCAGTACATCGCACACTGGTCGGTGATCAGCAGCAGGGCTCGGTCGGGATATCGATGTGTCAGCCCCGGCACCGGCGAGTCGCCGTCCTCGTGCAGGGGATCGACGAGATCGGACTCGGACTTGTACAGTTCGTCGACCGTCGGGATCGCCTGCTTGCGGATCGGACACGCCGGATTATCGGGGTCGATCTTCGAAAGATAATACGGCGTGATCGACATGCGGAGCGACTGAAGGCATTTCTGGATGCCCTCTTCCTCCGATTTGGTCAGCGAAATGTACTTTTTCAGCGATTCGACATCCGTCACCCGGTTCGCGAGTTGCCAGCGCCAGTCGTTCCACTGTTCGTCGGTAACGTCCTTGAACAGGATGTTTCTGCGGTTCACAGCCATGCGTCGCTCCCCGTCAGGCCGTGTAGGATTCGCAGAAGAGCTTCATCAAGGCCGGGCACTCGCGCAGGAGCTGGAGCGTGATCTCGGCGTGGTCCTTCGTGTAGCCGTTGCCGATGATCATGTCGACGTCCTTGCCGACGCCTTCCGCGCCGAGGGCGGCCTTCGTGAAGCTGGTCGCCATCGAGAAGAAGTAGACGATGCCGCCGTCGCGCACCGGCAGAATGCAGGACATCTCGGCGTTCGGCACGTTGAGGCAGTTGATCGTGATGTCGTATTCCGCGCCGCCCGAGGCTTCCATGGCCTTCGTCAGCACGTCGATCGGGTCCTGGGCGTTCGCCTTGATGACGTGGTGGCAGAAGCCGAGATCCTTGAGGCGCTGGATGTTCTTCTCGCTCTGTCCGACGCCGACGACGAGGCCGGTCGGGCCGACGCGCTTGCGGGCTTCGTAGGCGCAAAGGATGCCGGACTTGCCGGTTCCGCCGAGGATCAGGACCTTCTGGCCGGGCCGGACCAGCTTCGCCGCCTGGGCCGGGGCGCCGGCGACGTCGAGAGCGGCCATCGCGGCAGCTTCCGGTATATCGGTCGGTATTTTTGCATAGATGCCGGTCTCGAACAGGATCGCCTGGCCCTTGATGTCGACGCGGTCGATCTTCATGTGGACCCTGTCGATCGAATCGATGCGAAGCGGCGTCTGGGAAAGCGAAACCAGCGTCACGATCTTGTCGCCGACCTTGACCGGGATCTTCCCTTCCAGTTTGGGGCCGATCTTGGCGATCTTGCCGATCAGCACGCCGCCCGAGCCGGTGACCGGGTTTTTCATCTTGCCCTTCTGGCGCACGATCTCGCAGATGCTCGCCTTGAGCTTCTCCTCGTCGCCGCCCGCGGCTTCCTTCAGTTGGTGGAAACTGGCGGAATCGATATTCAACGCCTCGACATCGATCAGAATCTCGTTGTCGAAGATATTCATGTCATTGGAGACGACATCCGCCGCCTGCGGCAGAACGCCCTTGGGCTCGATCACGCGATGGGTCCCGAACTTGCAGCCTGTCTTCATAATCTCTCCTTATCCTGATGTCTGGCGCGCCGTCAGAGCGCCATGGGTTTGATGTGCTCGGAAATGATCAGGTCGGCTTCGGTCAGCGACCTGATCTCCTCGATCGTCACGTCGGGGTGGTGTTCGCGGAGGACCAGGCCGCTCGGCCGCACGTCCATGACGCCGAGCTCCGTAACGATCATATTGACCTCGTGATGCGCGGTCAAGGGCAGTTTGCACTTCTTCAGGATCTTCGGCCGCCCCTTCTCGGTATGCACCGTCGCGACGATCACCAGCTTCGCGCCGGACACGAGATCCATCGCTCCGCCCATGCCCGGAACCTTCTTACCCGGGATGATCCAGTTCGCGAGGTTGCCCTCCTGATCGACCTCGAGCGTGCCGAGAATCGTGGCGTCGACGTGGCCGCCGCGGATCAGCGAGAACGAGGTCAGGCTGTCGAAGAACGAGCCCCCCGGCAGGATCGAAACGATCTGGCCGCCCGCGTTCTGGATCAGCGGGTTCTCCTTGCCCGGCTCGGGAACGGGCCCCATGCCGGTCATGCCGTTCTCGGCCTGGAACGTTACGTGCACGCCTTCTGGAATATAGTTCGCGACAAGCGTGGGAAGCCCGATGCCGAGATTCACCAGCCAGCCGTCCTTCAGTTCGGCCGCGATGCGCTTCGCGATGATGGTTTTCGCCTGTTCGGGATTCGGAATCATTTCGAGCCTCCCTTCGCCACGACGTAATCGACGAGCACGCCGGGGGTCATCGCGTCTTCGGGCGCCATCTGCCCGATCTCGACGACCTCGTCGGCCTCGCAGACGACGGTCGCGCCGGCCATCGCCATGACAGGGTTGAAGTTACGAGTCGTGCCCTTGTAATACACGTTTCCGGCCTTGTCGGCCCGGCTGGCATACAGCAGGGTCACGTCGGCCTTCAGGGGAAGCTCCAGCAGGTATTCGTGGCCGTCCACGACGATCTTCTGCTTCTCCTCTTCGACGATCGTACCGACGCCGACGTGCGTCAGGATGCCGCCCAGGCCGGCGCCGCCGGCCCGGATCCGCTCAGCCAGCGTTCCCTGCGGCACGAGCTGGACTTCCATGACGCCGTCGTTCATCTGCTGGCCCGCTTCGGGGTTCAGGCCGATGTGCGATGCGATCAGCTTCTTGACCTGGTTGTTCTTCAGCAGTTTGCCGACGCCCTTCCCGGGAAGGCCGGCGTCGTTGCAGACGATCGTCAGGTCGCGCACGTTCATCTCCACCAGCAGGTCGACCAGCCCCTCGGGGGTGCCGCAGGTCATGAACCCGCCGACCATGATGGTCTGGCCGTCCCTGAACAGGTGCTTCAGATCGTTTTTCTGAGCGAGCTTGTTCATGCGTTTCCTCCGGTCAGGCCGAGGATCGCACGCGCCTCGGCCGGGGTCGCGACCTCGCGGCCCAGCTCATGGGCGATGCGGACGACCTTCGCGACGAGCTCCCCGTTCGACTTCGCGGGAACGCCCTTCGCGAGGTTCACGTTGTCCTCGAATCCCACGCGCACGTGACCGCCCAGCACGATCGAGACGGCCGCCGTCGTGAACGCGTTGCGCCCGATGCCGCTCGCCGTGAAGGTGCTGCCGGCCGGAATGCTCTGCGCCATGTAGAGCAGGTCGCGCGGCTCGGCGGCGATGGCACACGAGGTTCCGAGAACGAAGTTGAAGTGCATCGGGCCGGGAATGTGGCCCTTGCGGTTCAAGCGTATAGCGAGATCTATCATTCCCTTGTCGAACACCTCGATCTCGGGCTTGATATTGCTCGCCTTCATGCGCGCCGCGAACTCGATGATCGTGTTCTCGGTGTTGACGAAGATCTCGTCGCCGCCGAAGTTCACGGTGCCGCAGTCGAGCGTGGCCATCTCGGGCTTCAGCTGGAGCGGCTGCATGCGTTCCTCGTTCGTCATGCCGACCGCTCCGCCCGTCGAAGGCTGAATGATCACGTCGGGACAGACTTCGCGGATCGCCTTGATGGCGGCCTCGAACCGTTTCGCCGACTGGGTCGGCTTGCCGTCGTCCTCGCGCACGTGCAGGTGGATGATCGACGCGCCGGCGTCGCGGGCCGATTTGGCTTCGCGTGCGATCTCGGCGATCGTGTACGGCACGGCCGGGTTGTGTTTCTTGGTCACTTCCGCGCCGCAGATGGCGGCGGTGATGATCAGCTTATCCATATTTTTACGCTCTACCTCCACGCGCTCAGTATTTCGCCCGCACGTATGCGAGCGACTCGGCGATCATGTCGATGGTGTGCCTGAGGTCGGCCTCGGAGTGCCGGTGACAGATGTAACCATGATGATACGGCTGCATGAACACGCCGCGCCGGATCAACTGGGCGTAGAAGTCCTGGCGCTTCTTCTTGTAGGCGCCCGTCGCATCCTTGGCGAACGTAATGAACTGCATCATCGGAATGCCGGACACTTCCGCGCCGCAGTCTGCGTCGGCGACGACCTTGCGCATGTCGGCGATGAATTTCTCGCCCTTCTTCCACATCACGTCGAGAACCTTGTCGCGCTGCATGATCTCGATCGTCTTGAGAGCCGCGACCATGGCCAGGCTGTTCGGGAAGAACGTCGAGGAAACGAACGCCTCCTTCTCGAGCTTCTTCATGAACTGGGCCTTGCCGACGAGCGCGCTGATCTCGTAACCGTTCGCGAGCGCCTTTCCGAAGCAGGAAAGGTCGGGCGTGACGCCGTAGTGTTTCTGCGCGCCGCCGATCGAGACGCGGAAGCCGGAGCGGATTTCGTCGAAGATCAATACGCACCCATATGTATCGGCCAGCTTGCGGACGCTCTGCAGGAAGCCCGGTTTGGGTTCCTGGAGCGGCAGGGCGAGGGGGTGGCCGAACGGCGTGATGATGATCCCGGCGGTGTCGCCGCCGTGCTGTTTCAGCAGGGCCTCGAGCTCTTCGAGGTTGTTGTAGTGGAACTCGTGGATGTCCTCGTACAGTTTCTCGGGAATGCCGCCCTTTACCTCGACGCACCAGTCGTGCCAGCCGTGATACCCGCACCGCAGAATCTTCTTGCGACCGGTGTAGCATCGGGCGACGCGCGTGGCGAGGGTCGTCGCGTCGGAGCCGGTCTTCACGAACGCGGCCATCTCGCAGCTCGGGATAACCTCGCGCAGTTTCTCGACGAGCTTGTTCTGGATCGGCTGGGTCAGCGAGAAACAGAAACCGTGCTCCTGGATTTGCCGGATGACGGCGTCGTCGACCTCCTTCTCACGATACCCGAGGATGATCGGGCCGTAGGCGCACAGGTAGTCGATGTACTCGTTCCCGTCGACGTCGCGCACGCGGCAGCCCTGGCCGTCAGTGAAGTAGATCGGATACTCGCCCTCGACAAAGTTGTAGGGGCGCCGGATCCCCGCGACGCCGCCCGGAACGAGGGTCTTCGCCAGTTCGAACTCGGCGAGGCTCTTGTCGAGTTTCAGATGAGGTGCTTCTTTCATGACAATTCTCCTGTCGTCCGGTTCAGATGTTCGCGTTCTCGACGAGCATCGCGATACCCATGCCCGTGCCGATGCACAACGAGGCGATGCCGAGCTTTCTGTTGCTCCGCTTCATCTCGTACATGAGCGAGATCAGGATGCGGGCGCCGCTGGCGCCGATCGGATGGCCGAGGGCGATCGCGCCGCCGTTCACGTTCACCTTGTCGAGGCTGATGCCGAGCTCTTTGCGAACCGCGATCGACTGGGAGGCGAACGCCTCGTTCAGCTCGAACAGGTCAATGTCGGCAACCGCCAGTTTCTGCGCTTCGAGCAGTTTGCGGACCGCATAGACGGGGCCCATCCCCATGATCTCGGGGCGCAGGCCGACCAGGCTGTATCCGCGAATGTATGCCATCGGCGCCAGGTTGAGGGCCTTGCATTTTTCGTCGGAGGCGACGAGCATCGCGGCGGCGCCGTCGTTGAGACCGGAGGCGTTGCCGGCCGTGACGGTTCCGTCCTTTTTGAACGCAGGCTTGAGGCCCGCGAGTTTTTCGAGAGCCGTATCGGCCCTGATGTATTCGTCGTCCTTGAAGGTGACGTCGCCCTTCCTGTTTTTTATTATAACAGGCACTATTTCATCGGCGAACCGGCCGGCCTGGCGGGCGGCGGCGGCGCGCTGCTGGCTCAGCAGGGCGAACTCGTCCTGTTCCTGCCGCGAGACCTTGAACTCCTCGGCGACGTTCTCGGCGGTAATGCCCATGTGATAATTGTTGAACGGGCAGGTGAGACCGTCCAGCACCATGGTGTCGAGAATCTCGCCGTGGCCGAGACGCAGCCCGTTGCGGGCGCCCTTCATCGCGTAAGGAGCGTTCGACATGCTCTCCATGCCTCCCGCGAGCGCAAGTCCGATCTGCCCCGCGCGAATCGCGTTGAACGCGAGCCCAACCGCGTGCAGTCCCGATCCGCAGACGGTGTTGATCGTGGTCGCCGGAATCTGCTGCGGGATTCCGCCCTTCATCGCCGCCTGGCGGGCCGGGTTCTGGCCGTTGGTCGACTGCAGGACGTTGCCCATATAGACTTCTTCGATCGCGTCGGCGCCGATGCCGCTGCGCTCGAGCACGGCCTCGACGACTTTCGCGCCGATCTCGACGCACGACAGGGGCGCGAGGGCTCCTCCGAAGGAGCCGATGGGCGTCCGAACCGGAGTGGCAATTGCCACGTTGTTCATGATCTGCAACCTCCATTCCCTGGTAGTAGTTCCCCGTGCTGTTTCTCTGGGGTACGGCCGGGTCTTCCCGGTCATCAGGCATTATACGACTCCCGGGAAATTTTGCACCCCAAAATTTCGAAATGTCTCAGCACCCGCGAACCGGTGACGGACGATCTCCGATTTTCCCGCATCCGGATCATTGACACTCTTCTCCTCCGTCAATACTATTTATAAAAGGCATTGTGTACAGTCCATGAAGCGAATTGTGCCTCAGGAGGCTCCTCCATGAAACGGACCCGCCGGATACGCGTTTTGCTGGCCATCTGTCTTATCGCCGCCCTGTCCGCGTCTCTGTTCGCCCAGGCACGTTCGCCGTTCGGCGGTCAGAACGTAACGACCGGCCAGGACAACGCCGCGACCCCGACCGGAGAATCCCGCGCACAACCAACGCCAGCGGAGAAACCCGATACGGGCGCCGTCGCCTGGATACGCCAGGACATGGTCCGACAGAGCGGTTCGACCGTCGTCGTCATCAAGGACAACGTCAATGCGCGTTCGGGCCCCGCTACGACGT is from Candidatus Ozemobacteraceae bacterium and encodes:
- a CDS encoding 3-keto-5-aminohexanoate cleavage protein translates to MDKLIITAAICGAEVTKKHNPAVPYTIAEIAREAKSARDAGASIIHLHVREDDGKPTQSAKRFEAAIKAIREVCPDVIIQPSTGGAVGMTNEERMQPLQLKPEMATLDCGTVNFGGDEIFVNTENTIIEFAARMKASNIKPEIEVFDKGMIDLAIRLNRKGHIPGPMHFNFVLGTSCAIAAEPRDLLYMAQSIPAGSTFTASGIGRNAFTTAAVSIVLGGHVRVGFEDNVNLAKGVPAKSNGELVAKVVRIAHELGREVATPAEARAILGLTGGNA
- a CDS encoding CoA transferase subunit A, translated to MNKLAQKNDLKHLFRDGQTIMVGGFMTCGTPEGLVDLLVEMNVRDLTIVCNDAGLPGKGVGKLLKNNQVKKLIASHIGLNPEAGQQMNDGVMEVQLVPQGTLAERIRAGGAGLGGILTHVGVGTIVEEEKQKIVVDGHEYLLELPLKADVTLLYASRADKAGNVYYKGTTRNFNPVMAMAGATVVCEADEVVEIGQMAPEDAMTPGVLVDYVVAKGGSK
- a CDS encoding L-erythro-3,5-diaminohexanoate dehydrogenase, translated to MKTGCKFGTHRVIEPKGVLPQAADVVSNDMNIFDNEILIDVEALNIDSASFHQLKEAAGGDEEKLKASICEIVRQKGKMKNPVTGSGGVLIGKIAKIGPKLEGKIPVKVGDKIVTLVSLSQTPLRIDSIDRVHMKIDRVDIKGQAILFETGIYAKIPTDIPEAAAMAALDVAGAPAQAAKLVRPGQKVLILGGTGKSGILCAYEARKRVGPTGLVVGVGQSEKNIQRLKDLGFCHHVIKANAQDPIDVLTKAMEASGGAEYDITINCLNVPNAEMSCILPVRDGGIVYFFSMATSFTKAALGAEGVGKDVDMIIGNGYTKDHAEITLQLLRECPALMKLFCESYTA
- a CDS encoding acetyl-CoA C-acetyltransferase, translating into MNNVAIATPVRTPIGSFGGALAPLSCVEIGAKVVEAVLERSGIGADAIEEVYMGNVLQSTNGQNPARQAAMKGGIPQQIPATTINTVCGSGLHAVGLAFNAIRAGQIGLALAGGMESMSNAPYAMKGARNGLRLGHGEILDTMVLDGLTCPFNNYHMGITAENVAEEFKVSRQEQDEFALLSQQRAAAARQAGRFADEIVPVIIKNRKGDVTFKDDEYIRADTALEKLAGLKPAFKKDGTVTAGNASGLNDGAAAMLVASDEKCKALNLAPMAYIRGYSLVGLRPEIMGMGPVYAVRKLLEAQKLAVADIDLFELNEAFASQSIAVRKELGISLDKVNVNGGAIALGHPIGASGARILISLMYEMKRSNRKLGIASLCIGTGMGIAMLVENANI
- a CDS encoding lysine 5,6-aminomutase subunit alpha, producing the protein MSHSKLNLDPKRVAEARELAQKIALDTQKFIDRHTTVTVERAVLRLLGIDGVDAEEVPLPNVVVAHLQKAGKLALGAANAIGNAVLKTGLTPQQIAERTSSGELDLATLPMGDLFEVRAKAMELARETVERIRANRNRREETLKAVGDKTGPLLYVIVATGNIHEDIVQARAAAKQGADVIAVIRTTGQSLLDYVPFGATTEGFGGTYATQENFRLMRAALDEEGGKLGRYIRLCNYCSGLCMPEIAAMGALERLDVMLNDALYGILFRDINMQRTMVDQYFSRIINGFAGVIINTGEDNYLTTDDAFEAAHTVLASQFINEQFAVLAGLPEEQMGLGHAFEMDPELKKGFLYELAQAQMAREIFPRAPLKYMPPTKFMTGNIFRGHVQDALFNMVTSMTNQRICLLGMLTEAIHTPFMSDRYLALENARYIFSTMEGLGDEIEFKKGGIIEQRAHAVLENAARLLAEIERDGLFKTLEKGKFAGVKRPINGGKGLEGVVEKDTAYVNPFIDLMLGGKKS
- the ablA gene encoding lysine 2,3-aminomutase, producing the protein MAVNRRNILFKDVTDEQWNDWRWQLANRVTDVESLKKYISLTKSEEEGIQKCLQSLRMSITPYYLSKIDPDNPACPIRKQAIPTVDELYKSESDLVDPLHEDGDSPVPGLTHRYPDRALLLITDQCAMYCRHCTRRRFAGQTDLPLPMAQIDAAIEYIRNTPQIRDVLLSGGDPLLYSEDKLEIIIKKLRAIPHVEIVRLGSRTPVVMPQRITPALVEMLKKYHPIWLNTHFNHPDELSEESVRACEMLANAGIPLGNQSVLLRGINDCVHVMRRLVHGLVKARVRPYYIYQCDLSVGLSHFRTPVAVGIDIIEGLRGHTSGFCVPTFVVDAPGGGGKIPVMPDYAISHGYNKVILRNFEGVISCYEEPSNYKPGCRCDVCRGEREVKLEGIAGLSHRKIALEPEVTQRKLRGKKRKAGNDH
- a CDS encoding 3-oxoacid CoA-transferase subunit B, which codes for MIPNPEQAKTIIAKRIAAELKDGWLVNLGIGLPTLVANYIPEGVHVTFQAENGMTGMGPVPEPGKENPLIQNAGGQIVSILPGGSFFDSLTSFSLIRGGHVDATILGTLEVDQEGNLANWIIPGKKVPGMGGAMDLVSGAKLVIVATVHTEKGRPKILKKCKLPLTAHHEVNMIVTELGVMDVRPSGLVLREHHPDVTIEEIRSLTEADLIISEHIKPMAL
- a CDS encoding aminotransferase class III-fold pyridoxal phosphate-dependent enzyme — protein: MKEAPHLKLDKSLAEFELAKTLVPGGVAGIRRPYNFVEGEYPIYFTDGQGCRVRDVDGNEYIDYLCAYGPIILGYREKEVDDAVIRQIQEHGFCFSLTQPIQNKLVEKLREVIPSCEMAAFVKTGSDATTLATRVARCYTGRKKILRCGYHGWHDWCVEVKGGIPEKLYEDIHEFHYNNLEELEALLKQHGGDTAGIIITPFGHPLALPLQEPKPGFLQSVRKLADTYGCVLIFDEIRSGFRVSIGGAQKHYGVTPDLSCFGKALANGYEISALVGKAQFMKKLEKEAFVSSTFFPNSLAMVAALKTIEIMQRDKVLDVMWKKGEKFIADMRKVVADADCGAEVSGIPMMQFITFAKDATGAYKKKRQDFYAQLIRRGVFMQPYHHGYICHRHSEADLRHTIDMIAESLAYVRAKY